A segment of the Streptomyces sp. L2 genome:
CAGGATGTCCAGCGGGTCCTGGTTCTCCAGGGCGTCCATGCCGCCCTGGGGCATGGAGAACGGGTTGTGCGAGAAGTCGATCCTGCCGGTCTCCTCGTCCTTCTCGAACATCGGGAAGTCGACGATCCAGCAGAACCGGAAGACGTCCTCCTCGAAGTGGCCGGCCCGGCGGGCGGCCTCGACGCGGACCGCGCCCATGATCTTGGAGACCTCGTCGAACTCGCCGGCGCCGAAGAACACCGCGTGCCCGGCGGCCAGCGACAGCCGCTTGGTCAGCTCGGCCACGTTCTCCTCGGTGAGGAACTTGGCGATCGGGCCGGTCAGCGAGCCGTCCTCGGTGACGCGGACCCAGGCCAGGCCCTGCGCGCCGAGCGAGACCGCGAACTCGCCGAGCTGGTCGAAGAACTTGCGGGGCTGGCCGGCGACGTCCGGCACCGGCAGGGCGCGCACGTGCTTGCCCGCGAACGCCTTGAACGCCGAGCCCTCGAAGACGTCGGTGATGTCCACCAGTTCCAGCTTGGCGCGCAGGTCCGGCTTGTCGGAGCCGTACTTGAGCATCGCCTCGCGGAACGGGATGCGCGGGAAGGGGGAGGTGACGTGGCGGCCACCGCCGAACTCCTCGAAGAGTTCCGTCATCAGCCGCTCGATCGGCTGGAAGACGTCCTCCTGCTCGACGAAGCTCATCTCGACGTCGAGCTGGTAGAACTCGCCGGGCGAGCGGTCCGCGCGGGCGTCCTCGTCGCGGAAGCAGGGCGCGATCTGGAAGTAGCGGTCGAAGCCGGAGATCATCAGCAGCTGCTTGAACTGCTGCGGCGCCTGCGGCAGGGCGTAGAACTTGCCCGCGTGCAGCCGGGAGGGCACGACGAAGTCGCGCGCGCCCTCGGGGGAGGTCGCCGTCAGGATCGGCGTGGCCAGCTCGTTGAAGCCGAGGCCGCTCATCTTCTGCCGGATCGCCGAGATGACCTGCGTGCGCAGCATGATGTTGCGGTGCATGCGCTCGCGGCGCAGGTCCAGGAAGCGGTACTCCAGGCGCCGCTCCTCGTTGACCCCGTCCTCGGCGTTGATGGTGAAGGGCAGCGGGGCGGCGGCGCCCAGCAGCTCGACCTCGGCCACCTCGACCTCGACCTCGCCGGTGGGCAGGTCGGGGTTGATGTTCTCGGTTCCACGTGAAACCACGCGGCCGTCGACACGGACCGTGGACTCCTTGGAGAGCTTGTCCAGGGCCTCGTAGGCGGGCGTACCGGGACGGGCGACCAGCTGCGTGATGCCGTAGTGGTCGCGCAGATCGATGAAGAGGATGCCGCCCAGGTCGCGCCGATTGTGCAGCCAGCCACTCAGCCGGACGTCGGTGCCGACGTCAGAGGCGCGGAGCTGGCCGCAGGTGTGGGACCTGTACCGATGCATCTGGGTTCATCGTCCTTCGTGGTGGGGTTCTCGCCTGCCGGCGCTGCGGACCGGCGGGAACGGGCACGGGGCCCGGACCCGTCAAGGGTACCGGCCGCCCCAAGATCGCCTCCCCCTCATTTCCCACCGGGGGAAACCGCTGCACGAAGGCGGGTGCAACAGGTGGCACATATCAAACAGACCTCCCTAAGGTGGGGCAATGCGCACTGGCGAGCCCCTGCCGTCCGTCGGGGACGTCCTCGCCGCCCTCGCCACCGGCCTCTGGCACTGGGACACCGCTGCCGGTCTGGTCACCGTGGACGCGGAGGCGGCGCGGCTGCTCGGGCTGCCCGCCGAGCCCGTCACCCTCACGGAGGACCAGACCCGCACCCGGCTGCACCCCGCCGACTGGAACGAGATCACCGGCGTGGTCCCGATGGCCGTGTCCGAGGGCACCCTCGCCGAGGTCCGGATCCGGATCATGGACGAGCACGGGGACGTCGTACGGATCGTCCGCAGCCGCTCGAAGCCGTCCTTCGACCCGGAACGGCAGGCGTACGAGCTGATCGGCACCCTCCAGGAGGTCACCGAGCCGGTCCCGGGCAGCGTGGCGGCCCGCAGCGCGGTCACCGGGGACTGGCGGCGCTCCCGGGAGGCGTTCCTGCTGGACGCCGGCCGGGCGCTGGCCGAGGCGCGCTCGACCGAGGAGGTGCTGCGGGTCGCGGCCGGGCTGTCGATGCCGGGCTTCTCGCCGGACGGGCTCGCGGTCTTCGGGGTGGAGGGCGACCGGCTCACCGTGATCGGCCACCACGGCTACCCGACCGGCGACGGCGGCCCCTTCTCCTACATGCCGCTGTCCACGGACTACCCGGCCGCCGAGGTGGTGCGCACCGGCCGGGCCGTGTACCTGTCCTCGCCGGAGCACTACCGGGCCCGCTACCCGGTGACCTGGCCGCTCGCCCGGCAGCTCGGCCGCCACTCGTGGGCGTTCCTGCCGCTGATCGTGGGCGGGCACACGATGGGTGCCTGGCTGGCCGCGTTCAGCTATCCGGTGGCGTTCACGCCGGACGAGCGCGCCGTGCTGACGACGGTCGCCCGGATGCTCGCCCAGGCGCTGTCCCGGGCCGGCGCGGCCGAGTCCGAGCGGGAGCTGACCGAGGGCCTGCAGCGCTCCATGCTGCCCACCCTCATCCGGGAGATCCCCGGCCTGGACGTGGCCGCCCGCTACATCCCGACCGGCGGCGGACTGCAGGTCGGCGGCGACTGGTACGACATGATCCCGCTGCCCTCCGGCCGGTTCGCGCTGGTCATCGGGGACGTGCAGGGGCACGACGTGCGGGCGGCCGGGCTGATGGGCCAGCTGCGGATCGCGCTGCGCGCCTACGCCGCCGAGGGCCACCGCCCGGACGCGGTCCTCACCCGCGCCTCCCGGTTCCTGCACGGCATCACCCACGACGAGGAGCTGACCGACCTCCGGTTCGCGACCTGCCTGTACGTGGAGGCCGACCCGGCGACCGGGATGCTGGAGATCGCCCGCGCCGGGCACCCGGACCCGGCGATCCGGATGGCCGACGGCACGGTGATGATGCGGCCGACGGCGGGCGGGCTGCCGCTCGGCATCGACCCGGACGCGGACTATCCGACGACCCGGTTCGCGCTGGAGCCCGGCGAGACGATGACGATGTGCACCGACGGCCTGATCGAGACCGGCGGGCACGACATGGAGAGCGGCTGGCGGCGCGTCCGGGCGATCCTGGAGGACTACGACGCGAATCACGAGGACGGCCTGGAGTCCCTCGCGGACGCCCTCGTGCAGGGCGTGCACGGGCCGTCCTCGCACCACACCACCGGCCCGCTCGCCGACCGCCGCGAGGACGACATAGCGCTCCTGCTGCTGTGCCGGCCCGGCGACGGCTGTGGCTGCGGCGACACGGTGGCGGTACGGCCCCGGGTGCGGCGCACGCTGCTGTCGGTGGCGCAGGACGAGCCCGAGCGGATCGCCGAGGCCCGCCGGCACCTGCGCGAGCTGCTGCACGACTGGGCGTCGGCCGAACAGGTGGACTCGGCGGCGCTGCTGGTCTCCGAGATGGTCACCAACGTGCTGGTGCACACCGACACCGACGCGCTGCTGCTCGCCGAGGTCATCGGGGAGCGCAGGGGCGGGCGCAGGCTGCGGGTGGAGGTCGCCGACGCGGGCGACGACCTGCCGCACAAGCGGCGGCCGGGCGAGCTGGCGTCCTCCGGGCGCGGTCTGATGCTGATCGAACTGCTGGCCGACGCGTGGGGCGTGGACCCGCGCGGCGAGGGCAAGAGCATCTGGTTCGAGCTCTACGAGCCGGGCGGCTCACCGGACGGGGGCGTCTCCGGGGCGCCGTCCAGGACGTGACGCTCGCGCAGTTCGTGCACGACTCCGAAGGCGGCGGCGGTCAGCGGGACCGCGAGGAGCATGC
Coding sequences within it:
- a CDS encoding SpoIIE family protein phosphatase: MRTGEPLPSVGDVLAALATGLWHWDTAAGLVTVDAEAARLLGLPAEPVTLTEDQTRTRLHPADWNEITGVVPMAVSEGTLAEVRIRIMDEHGDVVRIVRSRSKPSFDPERQAYELIGTLQEVTEPVPGSVAARSAVTGDWRRSREAFLLDAGRALAEARSTEEVLRVAAGLSMPGFSPDGLAVFGVEGDRLTVIGHHGYPTGDGGPFSYMPLSTDYPAAEVVRTGRAVYLSSPEHYRARYPVTWPLARQLGRHSWAFLPLIVGGHTMGAWLAAFSYPVAFTPDERAVLTTVARMLAQALSRAGAAESERELTEGLQRSMLPTLIREIPGLDVAARYIPTGGGLQVGGDWYDMIPLPSGRFALVIGDVQGHDVRAAGLMGQLRIALRAYAAEGHRPDAVLTRASRFLHGITHDEELTDLRFATCLYVEADPATGMLEIARAGHPDPAIRMADGTVMMRPTAGGLPLGIDPDADYPTTRFALEPGETMTMCTDGLIETGGHDMESGWRRVRAILEDYDANHEDGLESLADALVQGVHGPSSHHTTGPLADRREDDIALLLLCRPGDGCGCGDTVAVRPRVRRTLLSVAQDEPERIAEARRHLRELLHDWASAEQVDSAALLVSEMVTNVLVHTDTDALLLAEVIGERRGGRRLRVEVADAGDDLPHKRRPGELASSGRGLMLIELLADAWGVDPRGEGKSIWFELYEPGGSPDGGVSGAPSRT
- the aspS gene encoding aspartate--tRNA ligase; translation: MHRYRSHTCGQLRASDVGTDVRLSGWLHNRRDLGGILFIDLRDHYGITQLVARPGTPAYEALDKLSKESTVRVDGRVVSRGTENINPDLPTGEVEVEVAEVELLGAAAPLPFTINAEDGVNEERRLEYRFLDLRRERMHRNIMLRTQVISAIRQKMSGLGFNELATPILTATSPEGARDFVVPSRLHAGKFYALPQAPQQFKQLLMISGFDRYFQIAPCFRDEDARADRSPGEFYQLDVEMSFVEQEDVFQPIERLMTELFEEFGGGRHVTSPFPRIPFREAMLKYGSDKPDLRAKLELVDITDVFEGSAFKAFAGKHVRALPVPDVAGQPRKFFDQLGEFAVSLGAQGLAWVRVTEDGSLTGPIAKFLTEENVAELTKRLSLAAGHAVFFGAGEFDEVSKIMGAVRVEAARRAGHFEEDVFRFCWIVDFPMFEKDEETGRIDFSHNPFSMPQGGMDALENQDPLDILAWQYDIVCNGVELSSGAIRNHEPDIMLKAFEIAGYDRETTEREFAGMLRALRFGAPPHGGIAPGVDRIVMLLADEPNIRETIAFPLNGNAQDLMMGAPTELDESRLRELHLTIRKPQPK